Within Prinia subflava isolate CZ2003 ecotype Zambia chromosome 10, Cam_Psub_1.2, whole genome shotgun sequence, the genomic segment AATTTACATGCAAGTTACAAAGTCCCAGCTGACTTCTACACATGCTCAGGAATAAAGGTCTTCACCTGGGCAGGGTCTTTTTAACTTGTAAGtatgatttttattattataatgaTCATAGTTCGGCTATAGGGTACACAAACTTTGCCGAGTAAATAATGTGTACACAGATATACATCAGGTATCTTCATTTGCTGCATCCCTAAACCTTCTTGGTTCCCGGATGTCCTTGACTAGGGGAAGCTGGCTGCTGCCTGTTCCACTCATTTAGGCTTGAAAGCACACAAAGATCTTACATCAGAGAACACCCTGATTTAAAACAATCCTGACGTACTCCACATTCTCGACCAGATGACACGGCAACACCGCTGGCAAAGCCGGGCTTGAGGCGCTGAGGGAGAGCGGGCTCTGCGCCTGATGAGGGGGGCCCTGCTCCCCGCGCCGCCACAAAATGGCGGCCGCCGCCTgaggggagcggcggcggcgggaagGGCGGCGGCCCCGCCTGAGGGAAGGGACGCGGGGCCCCGGCGGCCGCTGCAGCGGCGCGGCCCCCGTTCCGCCTCCCGCTCTCCGCCCCGGCTCCGTATCGATAGCGGCTCCGCGGTCCGgcccctccgccgccgcctcccgcggTGGTGAGTAGGGGAGCCCGGTGGAGGAGGTCGTTCCCGGTCCCTGGGACGTGCAGCTGTGAGGCGGCCGCAGCTGTCCCCCGCCTCCCCGCCCGCCATTACCCGGCCGGGCGCCTCAGAGTGACTTGTCCCCCGCATTCCCCACTCCCGGCTCCTCACATCAGCCCATGTCACGATAATCGCCGTTACCCGCgagggtggcagggctgggggagaagCAGAGGCCGCGATCGGAGCCAGAGGGTGAAAATGACGGCGGCGGGGCCCCTCGGGCGGGAGGGCCCGCGTCTCGTCCGTGCCAAGGCATTTCCATGTCCGCGAGCCAGAGGCTCTCGGCTGGTGGAGACTTGGTATCgctgtgttttgtttctagACCAGGAGAAAGTACGAGCAATGTGCTCACAGatcctgcttttcctcatgTATAGGAATGGCACCAGTGGGCGGGAGCCCAGTCAGGAAAGGTGATGACCCACAAGGGACGCCTGCAGTCACTCTGATCTGATAGTAataaaagtgaaaggaaaaaagtaaatcaCTCCTCGTTTTATTCTCAGTGATGCAAGATACGGATATCTTTCACAGTCAGAAGCAGATTGATGTGTTACAACTGTAACCGGATGCAGTTGTGACTGTGACCTTTTTTTGTGCAATGTAGACGTTGACAAACTAATACGTAGTATCCGTTTGGGGAAAATGAAATAACGATTTGGAGTTTCTTGTTTGGGTGAGCTTCTTAATACCAGtctgctctttttctctttttttcagggTAACTAACCAAAGAAGTTATGAATTTCATCTGTGGTCTAAAGCTGTCGGGCAGGAATTGTATTTTGTCTCATTTGGCTTCTTTGTGCAAGCAGGGGAAGTGCAATAATCTCTCCAGGTCTTACAGAGGATGGTGCCGAACTCAGGGTGACAGAAACACATGCCAATGGTTGGATTTGAGTGGAAATACGAGAAACTGTTTTTTGACTGGAAACCCTGACTGCTGTAGAAACATCATTGGTAGAGGACTGAGATGTTTTTCGGATGTCTCACATAGAAGTGGACAGCAAGTGGACAGGAATGCACACCATAATTCGGGAAGATTGTGCTCCCAGTCTTCTCAGCCACAGGGGGAGAAGATCCCATCCCTCCTCATCAGTTCTGCAGGGCAACCCCCACATCACTTTCCTGCTTGGAGCATTCAGATCAACAGGTCTTTTCACACATCACCGTCACTGCAGGCTGCACCAGTTCCTCTTTTCTGGATTCTTGTGAAGCCAGCTCAGAAATTATTTGCCATCATTCTTGGCAGGTAAAATACTCTGTTGCTTTCCTCTCAGCGCAAGACCCATCGTGCAAAGTGTGAGTGTGGGGAGGGTGGCAGGTGTGTTTGTAGTACTGTTTGACTGATGGTTTGCCCTACAAGAGCTGTTTTCTTCCATTATCAGAGGTGTTAGAtgtattttttgctgttttacttctcatttaCATGTGGTAGAGGGTGATGAACCAAGATACCAAGGGGCATTCTTTCTTGTCCTATGGGAGGGAAGAAATGTAGTAGGGTGGAAGTCAATTACAGTATAACCCCTCATAAGCTCCTAGATGAGATGAGGCTGTAATAGAAAATACAGTAACAAATTCCTTTTCAACTATGTCCTAAATTAACACTGCTTGTATCTTACAGGAGCATAAGAAAATGGTGGAAGGCACTTCCTCCTAATAAACGGGAACTCTTCAAAGAAAGtgccagaaaaaacaaatggaagaTCCTGCTGGGTGTCAGCAGCTTAGGAATTGTATttgtcatgttttattttaccCACTTGGAGGAGACACCCATCACTGGGCGTGCTCGACTGTTGGTGTTTGGCAAAGAGCATTTTAGGGAACTGTCACAGATGGAGTATGATATGGTAAGATTTTAGACAAGAAATTGAGAGTGCTCAAAAATGGTTCCTTTTTTAAAGTGGTGAGATAATCCTGTTAGTGAGATGGGCAAACAAACCTGGTAGTGTCTGATGAGTTTTGAACTTCGTGCTCAGAACCCTGCAGAGTCCCTTCATCTGTTACCTCCTCCTCTTGTCCCCATCCTTTTTTAGAATTCCCTTTCCACGAGGAGCACATAGTGGTTACAAGCACATAACATGCTTGTAGTGAACATTCTTAAATGTTTCTTGTCCATTGACCCAGTCCCTGTAATTTTGAGTTCTGTGATTTCCTGTTGTAAAGTGAAATTTGATAAACCATATCCAAATGTATCCACATTCCTGTCTGTCAGAGACACAAGAACAGAACAAATACAAGGATATTTTCAAATGGCATGCTTTGTATATATTTGTCCACCTAAAAAATTAGGAccaatgaatttttttttcagtggatgGAGCAGTTCAAAGATCAAATGTTACCTGAGACAGACGCACGCTACCGGGTTGTGGAGAGAGTTGTTGGGCATTTGTCTGAAAGCAACAAGGACGTCCCCCAAGTCTCAGCTCTCCAGTGGGTTATCCATGTGGTGGATGAGCCAGGTGTAAATGCTTTTGTGCTTCCAGTAAGTTGTACACCACACAAAAAAGTAATAATATTGAAACAGTGCTTGATACTTAAATGTCCTACttgatttttattctctttgttTACAGAATGGTcaagtgtttgtttttactGGGTTGCTGGATGCAGTTTCTGATATTCATCAGCTGTCATTTATTTTAGGACATGAAATAGCTCACGCTGTGCTGGAACATGCAGTAAGTCTTTAAAGAAAGCTGTGTCATATTCTTAAATAATTAATTCTAATTACTCTAGTTATGATTTTCCCTATCATTACCAACCAACTTTTCTGTGTGACTCTATCTAATGAATGCAAAATTGAGTTTGAAAGGAGTAGATCCTTATTATTCGTGTAGCACTTAATAACTGTCAGAAGAGCTGGGGTGGTCCCTGTTAACACGAAGGCTGCCAGGGCTTTATTCACAGCTGTACAGGTGGGTTCTGCCTCACTTTGGTCTGCAGATCCCTCTCTTAC encodes:
- the OMA1 gene encoding metalloendopeptidase OMA1, mitochondrial; the protein is MNFICGLKLSGRNCILSHLASLCKQGKCNNLSRSYRGWCRTQGDRNTCQWLDLSGNTRNCFLTGNPDCCRNIIGRGLRCFSDVSHRSGQQVDRNAHHNSGRLCSQSSQPQGEKIPSLLISSAGQPPHHFPAWSIQINRSFHTSPSLQAAPVPLFWILVKPAQKLFAIILGRSIRKWWKALPPNKRELFKESARKNKWKILLGVSSLGIVFVMFYFTHLEETPITGRARLLVFGKEHFRELSQMEYDMWMEQFKDQMLPETDARYRVVERVVGHLSESNKDVPQVSALQWVIHVVDEPGVNAFVLPNGQVFVFTGLLDAVSDIHQLSFILGHEIAHAVLEHAAEKASLVHFLDFLSLIFLTMIWAICPRDSLAVVGQWIQSKLQEFMFDRPYSRTLEAEADKVGLQFAAKACADVRASSVFWQQMELAETIQGQPKLPEWLSTHPSHENRAEHLDRLIPEALKIRESCNCPSLSGPDPRLIFRLNMQHLLESSKGREAPNSTKQDPSKPKLDFPHTQKVEDMPVTFAVKPTN